A region from the Pseudopipra pipra isolate bDixPip1 chromosome 8, bDixPip1.hap1, whole genome shotgun sequence genome encodes:
- the MCU gene encoding calcium uniporter protein, mitochondrial isoform X2 — MNLLVKLKVHQRLSPWQSVRVVYCSTVVPSDEVTVVYQNGLPVISVSLPSRRERCQFTLKPISDSVGVFLQQLQAEDRGIDRVAIYSADGTRVASSTGIDLLLLDDFKLIINDVTYHVRPPKRELLSHENATTLNDVKTLVQQLYTALSIEEHQLNKEKELIGRLEQLKEQLAPLEKVRMELSRKAEKRTTLVLWGGLAYMATQFGILARLTWWEYSWDIMEPVTYFITYGSAMAMYAYFVMTRQEYVYPDARDRQYLLFFHKGAKKTRFDLEKYNQLKDAIAQAELDLKRLRDPLQVHLPIQQISEKD; from the exons GTGCATCAGCGGCTGTCTCCTTGGCAGAGCGTGCGGGTGGTGTATTGCAGTACCGTAGTGCCCTCTGATG AAGTGACAGTGGTTTACCAAAACGGGTTGCCTGTGATTTCCGTGAGTCTTCCGTCCCGACGTGAGCGCTGCCAGTTCACCCTGAAACCCATCTCGGACTCTGTGGGGGTGTTCTTACaacagctgcaggcagaggaccGAGGCATTGATCGGGTTGCAATCTACTCAGCAG ATGGCACACGTGTGGCCTCCTCCACAGGCATAGACCTGCTTCTGCTGGATGACTTCAAGCTGATCATTAACGATGTCACGTACCATGTTAGACCACCAAAGAGAG AGCTCTTAAGCCACGAAAATGCAACGACGCTGAATGACGTGAAGACGTTGGTTCAGCAGTTGTACACAGCCCTGAGCATCGAGGAGCACCAGCTGAACAAAGAGAAGGAGCTGATAGGGAGACtagagcagctgaaggagcaaCTAGCACCACTAGAAAAA GTAAGGATGGAGCTgagcaggaaagcagagaagagGACAACCTTGGTGTTGTGGGGAGGCCTGGCCTACATGGCCACTCAGTTTGGGATTCTGGCCCGCCTCACCTGGTGGGAATATTCTTGGGACATTATGGAGCCAGTCACCTATTTCATCACCTATGGTAGTGCCATGGCAATGTATGCTTATTTCGTAATGACCCGCCAG gaatATGTTTATCCAGATGCCAGAGACAGACAGTACTTACTATTTTTCCATAAAGGAGCCAAAAAGACGCGATTTGATCTAGAGAAATACAATCAACTCAAGGATGCAATTGCTCAG GCAGAATTGGACCTTAAGAGGCTTCGAGACCCACTGCAGGTTCATCTGCCCATCCAGCAAATTTCTGAAAAGGACTGA
- the OIT3 gene encoding oncoprotein-induced transcript 3 protein isoform X2 encodes MPGCLTQGSWEHLGCSGGALLTVAAAPAFYAGFEAKQALDPCSAYISLNEPWRNTDHHINGSQGQPTCDSQIDGEWYRFTGMAGDAMPTFCIPENHCGTHAPVWMNGSHPRERDGVVQRQACASFNGNCCLWNTTIDVKACPGGYYVYHLSKPSVCFHAYCGHFYDICDVVDCQGPCLDTSDCTCSPGTTLGPDGQTCLDENECEQNNGGCSEFCVNLKNSYRCECGVGRTLGSDGRTCEEIEGCHNNNGGCSHTCIEVEDTYQCECPRGLVLSEDNHTCQVPVLCKSSSIEVNIPKDLVGGLDLSLINTSCKGVSNGTHVNIHFSLKSCGTVVDVIDDKIIATNLVTGLPKQTPGSNGDIIVRTSKLLIPVTCEFPRRYTISEAYVPNLKNSPLEIMSRNQGVFPFTLEIFKDKDFDEPYRGAPPTLRLRDSLYFGIEPLVHVSGLETLVESCFATPTSKIDEILKYYLIQDGCVSDDSVKQYTSKDHLAKHFQVPVFKFVGKDNREVFLHCRILVCGALDETSRCAQGCRRRARRAAEEEEKGSVHVANHVLTGGPIRIDFDD; translated from the exons ATGCCTGGCTGCCTAACACAGGGATCTTGGGAGCACCTGGGGTGCTCAGGTGGAG cactcctgactgtggcagctgctcctgcatttTATGCTGGATTTGAGGCCAAACAAG ccctggaccCCTGCTCTGCCTACATCAGCCTCAACGAGCCCTGGCGGAACACGGATCACCACATCAACGGCTCCCAGGGGCAGCCGACGTGCGACAGCCAGATCGACGGGGAGTGGTACCGCTTCACGGGCATGGCGGGCGACGCCATGCCCACCTTCTGCATCCCCGAGAACCACTGCGGCACCCACGCTCCCGTCTGGATGAACGGCAGCCACCCGCGGGAGCGGGACGGCGTCGTCCAGCGCCAGGCCTGCGCCAGCTTCAACGGGAACTGCTGCCTCTGGAACACCACCATCGACGTCAAGGCCTGCCCAGGTGGCTACTACGTGTACCACCTCTCCAAGCCCAGCGTGTGCTTCCACGCCTACTGTGGCC ATTTTTATGACATCTGTGATGTGGTGGATTGCCAGGGCCCCTGCCTGGACACCAGTGACTGCACCTGTTCCCCAGGGACAACACTGGGACCTGATGGACAGACATGCCTTG atgaaaatgaGTGTGAGCAGAACAACGGAGGCTGCAGTGAGTTCTGTGTGAACCTGAAGAACTCCTACCGCTGCGAGTGCGGGGTCGGGCGCACGCTGGGCAGCGACGGCAGGACCTGTGAAG AAATCGAAGGCTGTCACAACAACAACGGAGGCTGCAGCCATACCTGTATTGAAGTGGAAGACACCTACCAGTGTGAATGTCCAAGGGGACTTGTTCTATCAGAAGACAACCACACTTGCCAAG TTCCAGTGCTGTGCAAGTCGAGCTCTATCGAGGTGAACATCCCAAAGGACCTGGTTGGAGGCCTGGACCTTTCCCTCATCAACACTTCGTGCAAAGGCGTCTCCAACGGCACTCACGTCAACATCCATTTCTCCCTGAAGTCCTGTGGCACCGTTGTAGAT gtcATAGATGACAAGATCATTGCCACCAACCTGGTGACCGGCTTGCCGAAGCAGACCCCGGGCAGCAATGGGGACATCATCGTGCGCACCAGCAAGCTGCTGATCCCGGTGACCTGCGAGTTCCCGCGCCGCTACACCATCTCCGAGGCCTACGTGCCCAACCTCAAGAACTCGCCCCTGGAAATCATGAGCCGCAACCAGGGCGTCTTCCCTTTCACCCTGGAGATCTTCAAAGACAAAGACTTCGATGAACCCTACAGGGGGGCTCCTCCCACCCTCAGGCTTCGGGACTCGCTGTACTTTGGGATTGAGCCCTTGGTGCACGTCAGTGGACTAGAGACACTTGTAGAGAGCTGCTTCGCCACTCCCACCTCCAAAATCGATGAGATCCTCAAGTACTACCTGATTCAAGATGG CTGCGTGTCCGATGACTCCGTGAAGCAGTACACGTCAAAGGACCATCTTGCCAAGCATTTCCAGGTTCCTGTGTTCAAGTTCGTGGGCAAAGACAACAGG GAGGTGTTCCTGCACTGCCGCATCCTGGTGTGCGGGGCCCTGGACGAGACGTCCCGCTGCGCCCAGGGCTGCCGGAGACGGGCGCGCAGGGCggccgaggaggaggagaagggatcTGTTCACGTGGCAAACCACGTCCTGACAGGGGGCCCCATCAGAATCGACTTTGACGACTGA
- the OIT3 gene encoding oncoprotein-induced transcript 3 protein isoform X1 — MFQYSFFCICFVIQLQPVSSMALDPCSAYISLNEPWRNTDHHINGSQGQPTCDSQIDGEWYRFTGMAGDAMPTFCIPENHCGTHAPVWMNGSHPRERDGVVQRQACASFNGNCCLWNTTIDVKACPGGYYVYHLSKPSVCFHAYCGHFYDICDVVDCQGPCLDTSDCTCSPGTTLGPDGQTCLDENECEQNNGGCSEFCVNLKNSYRCECGVGRTLGSDGRTCEEIEGCHNNNGGCSHTCIEVEDTYQCECPRGLVLSEDNHTCQVPVLCKSSSIEVNIPKDLVGGLDLSLINTSCKGVSNGTHVNIHFSLKSCGTVVDVIDDKIIATNLVTGLPKQTPGSNGDIIVRTSKLLIPVTCEFPRRYTISEAYVPNLKNSPLEIMSRNQGVFPFTLEIFKDKDFDEPYRGAPPTLRLRDSLYFGIEPLVHVSGLETLVESCFATPTSKIDEILKYYLIQDGCVSDDSVKQYTSKDHLAKHFQVPVFKFVGKDNREVFLHCRILVCGALDETSRCAQGCRRRARRAAEEEEKGSVHVANHVLTGGPIRIDFDD; from the exons ATGTTCCAGTACTCGTTTTTCTGCATCTGCTTTGTCATCCAGCTCCAGCCAGTGTCTTCGATGG ccctggaccCCTGCTCTGCCTACATCAGCCTCAACGAGCCCTGGCGGAACACGGATCACCACATCAACGGCTCCCAGGGGCAGCCGACGTGCGACAGCCAGATCGACGGGGAGTGGTACCGCTTCACGGGCATGGCGGGCGACGCCATGCCCACCTTCTGCATCCCCGAGAACCACTGCGGCACCCACGCTCCCGTCTGGATGAACGGCAGCCACCCGCGGGAGCGGGACGGCGTCGTCCAGCGCCAGGCCTGCGCCAGCTTCAACGGGAACTGCTGCCTCTGGAACACCACCATCGACGTCAAGGCCTGCCCAGGTGGCTACTACGTGTACCACCTCTCCAAGCCCAGCGTGTGCTTCCACGCCTACTGTGGCC ATTTTTATGACATCTGTGATGTGGTGGATTGCCAGGGCCCCTGCCTGGACACCAGTGACTGCACCTGTTCCCCAGGGACAACACTGGGACCTGATGGACAGACATGCCTTG atgaaaatgaGTGTGAGCAGAACAACGGAGGCTGCAGTGAGTTCTGTGTGAACCTGAAGAACTCCTACCGCTGCGAGTGCGGGGTCGGGCGCACGCTGGGCAGCGACGGCAGGACCTGTGAAG AAATCGAAGGCTGTCACAACAACAACGGAGGCTGCAGCCATACCTGTATTGAAGTGGAAGACACCTACCAGTGTGAATGTCCAAGGGGACTTGTTCTATCAGAAGACAACCACACTTGCCAAG TTCCAGTGCTGTGCAAGTCGAGCTCTATCGAGGTGAACATCCCAAAGGACCTGGTTGGAGGCCTGGACCTTTCCCTCATCAACACTTCGTGCAAAGGCGTCTCCAACGGCACTCACGTCAACATCCATTTCTCCCTGAAGTCCTGTGGCACCGTTGTAGAT gtcATAGATGACAAGATCATTGCCACCAACCTGGTGACCGGCTTGCCGAAGCAGACCCCGGGCAGCAATGGGGACATCATCGTGCGCACCAGCAAGCTGCTGATCCCGGTGACCTGCGAGTTCCCGCGCCGCTACACCATCTCCGAGGCCTACGTGCCCAACCTCAAGAACTCGCCCCTGGAAATCATGAGCCGCAACCAGGGCGTCTTCCCTTTCACCCTGGAGATCTTCAAAGACAAAGACTTCGATGAACCCTACAGGGGGGCTCCTCCCACCCTCAGGCTTCGGGACTCGCTGTACTTTGGGATTGAGCCCTTGGTGCACGTCAGTGGACTAGAGACACTTGTAGAGAGCTGCTTCGCCACTCCCACCTCCAAAATCGATGAGATCCTCAAGTACTACCTGATTCAAGATGG CTGCGTGTCCGATGACTCCGTGAAGCAGTACACGTCAAAGGACCATCTTGCCAAGCATTTCCAGGTTCCTGTGTTCAAGTTCGTGGGCAAAGACAACAGG GAGGTGTTCCTGCACTGCCGCATCCTGGTGTGCGGGGCCCTGGACGAGACGTCCCGCTGCGCCCAGGGCTGCCGGAGACGGGCGCGCAGGGCggccgaggaggaggagaagggatcTGTTCACGTGGCAAACCACGTCCTGACAGGGGGCCCCATCAGAATCGACTTTGACGACTGA